The proteins below come from a single Methyloprofundus sedimenti genomic window:
- a CDS encoding nucleotidyltransferase family protein, with product MNRKQALDILTRLKPELANRFGVTGLALFGSTVRNEATEDSDIDIVVSFDAPATSKKYFGVQFLLEDELGKPVDLVTDKALRPELKPYIEREAINV from the coding sequence ATGAATCGTAAGCAAGCATTAGATATTTTAACCCGATTAAAACCAGAATTAGCTAATCGTTTTGGCGTAACGGGTTTGGCTTTGTTTGGTTCTACCGTGCGTAATGAGGCAACGGAAGATAGTGATATTGACATTGTTGTTTCGTTTGATGCTCCAGCAACTTCTAAAAAATATTTTGGAGTACAATTTCTTTTGGAAGATGAATTAGGGAAACCTGTTGATTTAGTAACAGATAAAGCTTTGCGCCCTGAATTGAAGCCCTATATTGAGCGAGAGGCCATTAATGTCTGA